Proteins from a single region of Aerococcus viridans:
- a CDS encoding acyltransferase family protein → MKKNYFTQFDTIRFLAMLGIILYHYLTHRVSGGFLGVDIFLVLSGYLVTSQMESKYQAGIDEGSYFKKTWGRMRKVWWPMVIITMVGLTYLLLFRQQLLVNIGINLTTSLLFVNNWHQILSGSSYFANMLHPSLTTHYWYIAVYMQFMVIWPLFFNASRRYTKTKWQSGLVMLGAALLSGILMAIIFTPGEDPSRVYYGTDTRFFSIALGGAAAQLLDMDQLATWLKNRIGRFHHFIVDVVLLGLLAILTYGMLHMLDAATFTYYGGMFGFNLLAAVMIALLTYKGSWVGFLLKFKPLRWLGQRTFHMYLWYYPINVLFHMVPTSQNWFTNSIWPQVILIITLSCLSYALLEEKRWPVPIFNEVRNNQPVRLFTKVRNLFKEPAPWLTRILFLMFTFIFLGGASAVAISKPADNVTVEEQQAAEQAKKIEELNKQRAEQEKQADASLSTYKKNLSEASLGFYQGIPDEQARFAYQLSVTFIGDSLMVGESEGLYTLYPNAIVDAAVGRQLYTLIGYPASLAAQGMLEDVVLVDLGANGGFTSAQLSDFLDEIGREKTIFLVNTHVDRPWANDVNKTLAQAASDDSDSVYLLDWYDYYANHAEAPTWLSQDGVHFNPEGGQVWLQFVTNGMYQVLKK, encoded by the coding sequence ATGAAGAAAAACTACTTTACACAGTTTGATACAATTCGATTCTTAGCGATGCTGGGTATTATTTTATACCACTATCTAACTCACCGTGTTTCAGGTGGTTTCTTAGGGGTGGACATCTTTTTAGTCCTTTCAGGTTACCTAGTGACGAGTCAGATGGAAAGTAAATACCAAGCGGGCATTGATGAAGGATCCTATTTTAAGAAAACGTGGGGGCGTATGCGCAAGGTATGGTGGCCCATGGTCATTATTACCATGGTTGGCCTTACCTATCTACTCTTATTTAGACAGCAACTCCTAGTAAATATTGGGATTAACCTAACCACCTCCCTATTATTCGTGAATAACTGGCATCAGATTCTGTCTGGTTCGTCCTATTTCGCCAATATGTTACACCCATCCTTGACCACGCATTATTGGTATATAGCTGTTTACATGCAGTTTATGGTGATTTGGCCTTTATTCTTTAATGCTAGTCGACGTTATACTAAAACTAAATGGCAATCAGGATTGGTCATGCTTGGTGCCGCGCTTTTGTCAGGAATTTTGATGGCGATAATCTTCACACCTGGTGAAGACCCATCAAGAGTTTACTACGGCACGGATACTAGATTCTTCTCTATCGCTCTTGGTGGGGCTGCTGCCCAATTGTTGGATATGGACCAGCTGGCTACTTGGTTGAAGAATCGTATTGGTCGCTTTCACCACTTTATTGTTGATGTGGTGTTGTTAGGCTTATTGGCTATACTCACTTACGGGATGCTCCACATGCTTGATGCAGCGACATTCACCTACTATGGCGGAATGTTTGGCTTTAATTTATTAGCTGCCGTAATGATTGCCTTGTTAACTTATAAAGGCTCTTGGGTTGGTTTTCTATTGAAATTTAAACCCTTGCGGTGGTTAGGCCAACGTACATTCCATATGTATTTATGGTATTACCCAATCAATGTGCTGTTTCATATGGTACCAACCAGTCAGAATTGGTTTACCAACAGTATTTGGCCTCAAGTCATTTTAATCATCACCCTGTCTTGTTTATCTTATGCCTTGCTAGAGGAAAAAAGATGGCCGGTGCCAATTTTTAATGAAGTCCGAAATAATCAACCCGTCCGTCTATTTACCAAGGTACGTAACTTGTTTAAAGAGCCGGCACCCTGGTTGACCCGCATTTTATTCTTAATGTTTACCTTCATATTCCTTGGTGGTGCTAGTGCTGTTGCAATTTCTAAACCAGCAGATAATGTGACTGTAGAAGAGCAGCAAGCAGCTGAGCAGGCAAAAAAAATTGAAGAACTGAATAAACAAAGGGCTGAGCAAGAAAAACAAGCAGATGCGAGTCTTTCAACTTATAAAAAGAACTTAAGTGAGGCATCATTAGGATTTTACCAAGGTATTCCTGATGAGCAGGCTCGGTTTGCGTATCAGCTATCTGTGACTTTCATCGGTGATTCCTTAATGGTGGGCGAATCAGAAGGTTTGTATACCTTGTATCCTAATGCTATTGTTGACGCTGCGGTTGGTCGTCAGTTATATACCTTAATTGGCTATCCAGCTAGCTTGGCCGCGCAAGGTATGCTAGAAGATGTCGTTTTGGTTGACCTCGGTGCGAATGGTGGCTTTACATCAGCACAACTAAGTGATTTCTTAGATGAGATTGGTCGAGAGAAAACGATTTTCCTAGTGAATACGCATGTTGATCGACCTTGGGCAAATGATGTAAATAAAACTTTAGCTCAGGCAGCTAGTGACGATAGTGATTCAGTCTACCTACTGGATTGGTATGATTATTATGCGAACCATGCTGAGGCGCCTACTTGGCTAAGTCAGGATGGGGTACACTTTAATCCTGAAGGTGGGCAAGTTTGGTTACAATTTGTGACAAATGGCATGTATCAAGTCTTGAAAAAATAA
- the rpsM gene encoding 30S ribosomal protein S13 has product MARIAGVDIPREKRIVIALTYIYGIGKTTSQKILAQAEISEDTRVRDLTNDELDRLRAAVDTIKVEGDLRRERALDIKRLQEIGSYRGIRHRRGLPVRGQNTKNNARTRKGKAVAIQGKKK; this is encoded by the coding sequence ATGGCTCGTATAGCAGGAGTAGATATTCCACGTGAGAAACGTATCGTTATTGCCTTAACATACATCTATGGTATCGGTAAAACGACTTCTCAAAAAATCTTAGCGCAAGCTGAAATTTCAGAAGATACTCGTGTACGTGACTTAACTAACGATGAGTTAGATCGTTTACGTGCAGCAGTAGATACAATTAAAGTTGAAGGTGACTTACGTCGTGAACGTGCTTTAGACATCAAACGTCTACAAGAAATCGGTTCATACCGTGGTATCCGTCACCGTCGTGGTTTACCAGTTCGTGGTCAAAACACTAAGAACAACGCACGTACGCGTAAAGGTAAAGCTGTCGCAATTCAAGGTAAGAAAAAATAA
- the rpsK gene encoding 30S ribosomal protein S11, which produces MAKRPVSRKRRVKKNVETGVAHIHSTFNNTIVMITDEHGNAISWSSAGALGFKGSRKSTPYAAQMASETATKAAMDHGMKSVEVSVKGPGSGRESAIRALQAAGLEVTAIRDVTPIPHNGCRPPKRRRV; this is translated from the coding sequence ATGGCTAAACGTCCAGTTTCACGCAAACGTCGTGTGAAGAAAAATGTCGAAACAGGTGTGGCGCACATCCACTCTACATTTAACAATACTATCGTTATGATTACTGATGAGCATGGTAATGCAATTTCTTGGTCATCTGCAGGTGCTTTAGGATTTAAAGGTTCTCGTAAATCTACTCCTTATGCTGCACAAATGGCTTCAGAAACAGCTACAAAAGCTGCTATGGATCACGGTATGAAATCTGTTGAAGTTTCAGTAAAAGGTCCTGGTTCAGGTCGTGAATCAGCTATCCGTGCTTTACAAGCAGCAGGTTTAGAAGTTACTGCTATTCGCGATGTAACACCTATTCCTCATAATGGTTGCCGTCCTCCAAAACGTCGTCGTGTTTAA
- the rplQ gene encoding 50S ribosomal protein L17 — MGYRKLGRTSSQRKAMLRDLTTDLIINERITTTETRAKEIRRTAEKMITLGKRGDLAARRQANQFVRNEIADVRAEGEDIVIESALQKLFNDLGPRYAERQGGYTRILKTEPRRGDAAPMVILELV, encoded by the coding sequence ATGGGTTACCGTAAATTAGGTCGTACTAGCTCTCAACGTAAAGCTATGTTACGTGACTTAACTACTGATTTAATTATCAATGAACGTATTACTACAACAGAAACTCGTGCGAAAGAGATCCGTCGTACAGCTGAAAAAATGATTACTTTAGGTAAACGTGGAGATTTAGCTGCTCGTCGTCAAGCGAACCAATTCGTTCGTAACGAAATCGCCGATGTTCGCGCTGAAGGTGAAGACATCGTTATCGAGTCTGCTTTACAAAAATTATTCAACGATCTTGGTCCTCGTTACGCTGAACGTCAAGGTGGATACACTCGTATCTTAAAAACTGAACCTCGTCGTGGCGATGCTGCACCAATGGTTATTCTTGAATTAGTTTAA
- a CDS encoding energy-coupling factor ABC transporter ATP-binding protein, which yields MAKPIIQVQDLSFQYSQSDEKLAIDGLSTTIYEGEWLAIIGHNGSGKSTFSKLLVGLLEAKSGIIEVDDKVLSMETLWDIRSQVGLVFQNPDNQFVGATVEDDVAFALENMGMPVDEMHARVESALKRVKMWDYRDKEPAALSGGQKQRVAIAGVIAIAPKIIILDESTSMLDPEGRDELMAVVADIKQDNDLTVISITHDLNEAAEADRMLVFKEGQIIKEGTPAEIFTYGHELTEVGLDVPFSEQLKSALAKRGVAVPDAYFDEEGLGEWLCKSYLNK from the coding sequence ATGGCGAAACCGATTATTCAGGTTCAGGATTTGTCTTTTCAATATAGTCAATCAGATGAGAAATTAGCTATAGATGGCCTATCAACGACTATCTACGAAGGTGAATGGCTAGCGATTATTGGTCATAATGGGTCAGGGAAATCGACCTTTTCAAAATTATTAGTGGGTTTACTAGAAGCCAAGTCAGGAATCATTGAGGTGGACGATAAGGTCCTTTCTATGGAAACCTTATGGGATATCCGTAGCCAAGTAGGCTTAGTCTTTCAAAATCCAGACAACCAATTTGTTGGCGCAACTGTTGAAGATGATGTGGCTTTTGCCTTGGAAAATATGGGCATGCCGGTTGATGAGATGCATGCGCGGGTGGAGTCTGCCCTAAAACGAGTTAAAATGTGGGACTACCGTGACAAGGAACCTGCAGCCTTATCTGGCGGTCAAAAGCAACGGGTTGCCATTGCGGGCGTGATTGCTATAGCACCAAAGATTATTATTCTCGATGAATCGACTTCAATGTTAGATCCTGAAGGGCGGGACGAGTTGATGGCCGTTGTGGCGGATATCAAACAAGATAATGACTTGACTGTTATCTCAATTACCCATGACTTAAATGAGGCGGCAGAAGCTGACCGTATGCTTGTTTTTAAAGAGGGGCAAATTATTAAAGAGGGGACGCCAGCTGAAATCTTTACTTATGGTCATGAGTTGACTGAAGTTGGGTTGGATGTGCCTTTTTCCGAGCAACTAAAAAGTGCCCTAGCAAAACGTGGGGTTGCTGTGCCGGATGCGTATTTTGATGAAGAAGGGTTGGGTGAATGGTTATGCAAATCGTATTTGAACAAGTAG
- a CDS encoding energy-coupling factor transporter transmembrane component T family protein, with the protein MKDKLIIGRYIPGNSLMHKLDPRVKLVGLIVMMLLVFAATNVTTNIVMIAVVTSLVFLTGISLGIFLRGLKPMIAIIIFTVALQILFTHTGDVLWSFGPLALTTGGLSNATYIFIRFLLIIFLSTILTLTTQPLAITDAMEALLKPVRNILPVHEIALMLSIALRFVPTLLEEADKIMNAQRARGVDFSEGRILERVKAFIPVLIPLFISAFNRAYDLATAMEARGYKGGEGRTKYRQLHWGKMDTLASIGLAVLTIVMIIL; encoded by the coding sequence ATGAAAGATAAATTGATTATTGGTCGGTACATTCCCGGTAATTCCTTGATGCACAAACTGGACCCAAGGGTGAAATTGGTGGGCTTGATTGTCATGATGCTATTGGTGTTTGCGGCAACTAATGTCACGACCAATATCGTCATGATTGCAGTAGTTACGAGTTTGGTCTTTTTAACTGGGATTTCTTTAGGGATATTTTTACGTGGTTTGAAACCCATGATAGCTATTATTATTTTTACGGTAGCCCTACAAATCCTCTTTACGCATACCGGGGACGTTCTGTGGTCATTTGGCCCACTAGCCTTAACAACTGGTGGCTTGTCTAATGCAACCTATATTTTTATCCGCTTCCTATTGATTATTTTCCTATCGACGATTTTGACTTTGACCACTCAACCCCTGGCTATTACCGATGCTATGGAAGCCTTGTTGAAGCCTGTCCGCAATATTTTACCAGTCCATGAGATCGCCTTGATGCTATCGATTGCCTTACGCTTTGTGCCAACCTTACTAGAAGAGGCAGATAAAATTATGAATGCACAGCGGGCACGTGGTGTGGACTTTTCAGAAGGGCGTATCCTTGAGCGGGTGAAAGCCTTTATTCCGGTTCTCATTCCCTTGTTCATTTCAGCCTTTAACCGGGCTTATGACCTAGCCACTGCCATGGAAGCGCGTGGTTACAAGGGTGGTGAAGGCCGGACCAAGTACCGTCAATTGCATTGGGGTAAGATGGATACCCTTGCCAGTATCGGTCTTGCTGTTTTGACCATTGTCATGATTATCTTATAG
- a CDS encoding adenylate kinase, producing MNIILMGLPGAGKGTQAAKIVEDYKFPHISTGDMFRSAIAEGTELGKKAKSFMDDGALVPDEVTNGIVEERLQKEDTQAGFMLDGFPRTEAQAKELGGIMTRLDRDIDAVIYLDVPAETLKERLSGRIICRNCGATYHKVLNKPKVDGVCDVCGSHDFYQREDDKPEVVENRLKVNQEQQQPILDFYEGQGKLYRIPGDIGIDNVYAEIQKILDK from the coding sequence ATGAATATTATTTTAATGGGCTTGCCTGGTGCCGGTAAAGGTACTCAAGCAGCTAAAATCGTTGAAGATTACAAATTTCCACATATTTCTACTGGAGATATGTTTAGATCAGCAATCGCTGAAGGAACTGAATTAGGAAAAAAAGCTAAATCATTCATGGATGATGGTGCATTAGTTCCTGATGAAGTAACGAATGGTATTGTTGAAGAAAGACTTCAAAAAGAAGATACACAAGCTGGCTTTATGCTAGACGGTTTTCCAAGAACTGAAGCGCAAGCTAAAGAACTTGGCGGTATCATGACTCGCTTAGATCGCGACATTGATGCAGTTATCTACTTAGACGTGCCAGCTGAAACGTTGAAAGAACGTTTATCAGGACGAATCATTTGTCGTAACTGTGGCGCAACCTACCACAAAGTTTTGAACAAACCAAAAGTAGACGGCGTATGCGATGTTTGCGGAAGCCATGATTTCTACCAACGTGAAGACGATAAACCTGAAGTTGTTGAAAATAGATTAAAAGTTAATCAAGAACAACAACAACCAATCTTAGACTTCTATGAAGGTCAAGGTAAGCTTTATCGCATTCCTGGTGATATCGGTATTGACAATGTTTACGCTGAGATCCAAAAGATTTTAGATAAATAA
- a CDS encoding DNA-directed RNA polymerase subunit alpha, with translation MIEIEKPNIETIEINDDSKFGKFVVEPLERGYGTTLGNSLRRILLSSLPGTAVTSIQIDDVLHEYSTVPGVREDVTEIVLNVKQLSLKLYDVEEKQVEIDITGPADVTAADIIADADFDVMNPDLHICTLAEGARFHMIMNVKNGRGFVRSENNKVDSMPIGEIPVDSIYTPISKVNYQVENTRIGEINEYDKLTMDIWTDGTISPEEALSLAAKIMTEHLEVFVNLTDEARQVEVMVEKEETQKEKMLEMTIEELDLSVRSYNCLKRAGINTVEELTNKSEPEMMKVRNLGRKSLEEVKNKLAALDLSLRQED, from the coding sequence ATGATCGAAATTGAAAAGCCAAATATTGAGACAATTGAAATTAACGACGATAGTAAATTTGGTAAATTCGTTGTAGAACCATTAGAACGCGGCTATGGAACAACCCTAGGTAATTCATTACGTCGTATCTTGTTGTCCTCACTACCAGGTACAGCAGTTACATCAATCCAAATTGACGATGTTTTGCATGAATACTCAACAGTCCCAGGTGTACGTGAAGACGTTACTGAGATTGTGTTGAACGTAAAACAATTATCATTGAAATTGTATGACGTAGAGGAAAAACAAGTAGAAATTGACATCACAGGTCCAGCTGACGTAACAGCTGCTGATATTATTGCCGATGCTGATTTCGATGTTATGAATCCAGACTTACATATCTGTACGCTTGCAGAAGGCGCTCGTTTCCACATGATTATGAATGTTAAAAACGGTCGTGGTTTTGTTCGCTCAGAAAATAATAAAGTGGATTCAATGCCAATTGGCGAAATCCCAGTGGATTCTATCTACACGCCAATTTCCAAAGTAAACTATCAAGTTGAAAATACTCGTATCGGAGAAATCAACGAATACGATAAATTAACTATGGATATTTGGACTGATGGTACAATTTCACCCGAAGAAGCATTAAGCTTAGCGGCAAAAATCATGACAGAACACTTGGAAGTATTCGTTAACTTAACAGACGAAGCTCGTCAAGTTGAAGTTATGGTCGAAAAAGAAGAAACACAAAAAGAAAAAATGCTTGAAATGACTATTGAAGAACTAGACTTATCAGTTCGTTCATACAACTGTCTAAAACGTGCAGGCATCAATACTGTTGAAGAATTGACTAACAAGTCTGAACCAGAAATGATGAAAGTACGTAACTTAGGTCGTAAGTCTCTTGAAGAAGTTAAAAACAAGCTAGCTGCTCTTGACTTATCTTTACGTCAAGAAGATTAA
- the rpmJ gene encoding 50S ribosomal protein L36 encodes MKVRASVKPMCEHCKVIRRNGKVMVICSNPKHKQRQG; translated from the coding sequence GTGAAAGTAAGAGCATCTGTTAAACCAATGTGCGAACATTGTAAAGTTATTCGCCGTAACGGTAAAGTTATGGTTATTTGTTCTAATCCAAAACATAAACAACGCCAAGGCTAA
- the infA gene encoding translation initiation factor IF-1, which produces MSKEDMIEIEGTVTETLPNAMFKVQLENGYEVLAHISGKMRVNYIRILPGDRVKVEMSPYDLTKGRITYRFK; this is translated from the coding sequence TTGTCAAAAGAAGATATGATCGAAATTGAAGGTACTGTGACTGAAACATTACCTAATGCTATGTTTAAGGTCCAATTGGAAAATGGTTATGAAGTTTTAGCGCATATTTCAGGAAAAATGCGTGTAAACTACATTCGTATTTTGCCAGGCGACCGTGTAAAAGTTGAGATGTCTCCATATGACTTGACGAAAGGTCGTATCACCTACCGATTCAAGTAA
- the aroD gene encoding type I 3-dehydroquinate dehydratase, translated as MKSVKIASLKFGEDRPKIIIPLAEDNAVDIINCANFYRRQPGDMVEWRIDYFDDFDELEELAELSKRVKTSIQKPLLATFRTLSEGGESAIGKSQYVEMYRYLIQAKAVDAIDIEFERGQDILDNLIPFAHKHQVKVIVSYHDFVKTPLENDMVKRLQKMGQSEADIVKMAVMPHDEADVLALMSATHQASTLIDQPLITMSMGRLGKITRIAGEIFKSSASFATVEGMSSAPGQMDVEDVEECMNLLNLRVDDLDDDDF; from the coding sequence ATGAAGAGTGTAAAAATTGCTTCCTTGAAGTTCGGGGAGGATAGACCAAAAATTATTATTCCCTTAGCCGAGGATAATGCGGTAGATATTATCAACTGTGCCAATTTCTACCGCCGTCAACCAGGCGATATGGTGGAATGGCGGATTGATTACTTTGACGATTTCGACGAGCTGGAAGAGTTGGCTGAATTGAGTAAACGGGTGAAAACCTCTATTCAAAAACCCTTACTTGCCACCTTTAGAACCTTGAGCGAAGGCGGGGAGTCAGCTATTGGCAAGAGCCAGTATGTTGAAATGTATCGGTATTTAATCCAAGCTAAGGCTGTCGACGCTATTGATATCGAGTTTGAGCGCGGCCAGGACATCTTAGACAACCTGATTCCTTTCGCTCACAAACACCAAGTCAAAGTCATCGTTTCCTACCATGATTTTGTGAAAACCCCGTTGGAAAATGATATGGTCAAACGTCTACAAAAGATGGGTCAGTCAGAGGCGGATATTGTGAAAATGGCCGTCATGCCCCACGATGAAGCGGATGTATTGGCTTTGATGAGTGCGACCCACCAAGCGTCCACATTAATCGACCAACCCTTGATTACCATGTCGATGGGCCGTTTAGGTAAGATTACCCGAATTGCCGGGGAAATCTTCAAATCATCGGCTAGCTTTGCCACTGTAGAAGGGATGTCGTCTGCCCCTGGGCAAATGGACGTTGAAGATGTGGAAGAGTGCATGAACTTGTTGAATTTACGTGTAGATGACCTGGATGATGACGATTTCTAG
- a CDS encoding energy-coupling factor ABC transporter ATP-binding protein — MQIVFEQVGFTYGAGTPFASLALHDINVTIPDGSYTAIIGHTGSGKSTITQHLNALVQPTVGQVRIGEAVVSADAKPKDLKKIRQRVGMVFQFPEGQLFEETVIKDVMFGPMNFGDDEATAREKAEAALAAVGIAPTLFERSPFELSGGQMRRVAIAGVIAMKPEVLVLDEPTAGLDPKGRMEMMSMFDRLYRDQGLTIVLVTHQMEDVAAYANHVIVMDGGTCVKEGTPADVFSDPAWLASHQLALPDAADFAFNLQDKLDRQLWDSATEVPLTVDALADLIVDKLALATWQNDDDKLSGFITGEGGQ, encoded by the coding sequence ATGCAAATCGTATTTGAACAAGTAGGCTTTACTTACGGGGCTGGGACACCGTTTGCCAGTTTAGCCTTGCATGATATTAACGTAACGATTCCTGACGGGTCATATACGGCGATTATTGGCCATACAGGGTCAGGGAAGTCTACCATTACCCAACACCTTAACGCCTTGGTACAACCCACTGTGGGCCAAGTACGGATTGGTGAGGCGGTGGTGTCAGCTGACGCTAAACCAAAAGACTTGAAGAAAATCCGTCAACGAGTAGGGATGGTCTTTCAATTTCCTGAAGGACAACTATTTGAAGAAACTGTCATTAAAGATGTTATGTTCGGGCCCATGAACTTTGGCGACGATGAAGCAACGGCCCGCGAGAAAGCTGAAGCGGCTTTAGCTGCAGTTGGGATTGCTCCGACTTTATTTGAGCGGTCACCTTTTGAGTTATCTGGTGGGCAAATGCGCCGGGTAGCTATTGCTGGGGTAATTGCCATGAAACCGGAAGTACTGGTTTTAGATGAACCAACTGCTGGATTGGATCCAAAAGGTCGGATGGAAATGATGTCTATGTTCGACCGCTTGTACCGAGACCAAGGGTTGACGATTGTTTTAGTGACCCATCAAATGGAAGATGTGGCGGCTTATGCCAACCACGTGATTGTGATGGATGGTGGGACTTGTGTGAAAGAAGGGACGCCAGCTGACGTCTTTTCGGACCCAGCTTGGTTAGCCAGCCACCAATTGGCTTTACCGGACGCAGCTGATTTTGCCTTTAATTTACAAGACAAATTAGACCGCCAGTTATGGGATTCAGCGACTGAAGTGCCATTAACGGTGGATGCTTTAGCTGACTTAATTGTTGATAAATTGGCTTTAGCGACGTGGCAAAATGACGATGACAAGTTAAGCGGATTTATTACAGGGGAAGGGGGCCAATGA
- the truA gene encoding tRNA pseudouridine(38-40) synthase TruA has translation MPRFKVTLQYDGTPFVGFQVQPNGHTVQEALEKALKLMSKGHDIQVVGSGRTDSGVHALGQVIHFDYPAEIGEEAVLRAMNSILDDAIRITKVERVEDDFHARFHTNGKKYIYKVDTSKFPSPFTRQYMYHHPYRTDIKRMQEALKDIIGVHDFKSFCSTKTDKTNFVREIYRAEVTADPDEETLTFVFEGSGFLYNMVRILVGTTLQIGDGLRPVDEMKRLIAAEDRNEAGPTAAAHGLYLAEVYYLGLEDRRQVSKAYSDYKAGLGTPVDASVGLDANSDEDF, from the coding sequence TTGCCTAGATTTAAAGTAACCTTGCAATACGACGGGACCCCCTTTGTCGGCTTTCAAGTACAACCAAATGGCCACACTGTACAAGAAGCCCTTGAAAAAGCCTTAAAGCTCATGTCAAAAGGCCATGATATTCAAGTGGTTGGGTCAGGCCGGACTGATTCAGGTGTACATGCCCTTGGCCAAGTCATTCATTTTGACTATCCAGCGGAAATTGGTGAGGAAGCGGTCTTAAGGGCAATGAATTCAATCCTTGATGATGCTATTCGTATTACTAAGGTAGAACGGGTGGAAGATGATTTCCATGCCCGGTTCCATACTAACGGTAAGAAGTATATTTACAAGGTAGATACGTCCAAATTTCCGTCACCATTTACTAGACAATATATGTACCACCATCCCTACCGAACGGATATTAAGCGTATGCAGGAGGCCTTAAAGGACATTATCGGCGTTCATGATTTTAAGTCCTTTTGTTCGACTAAAACGGATAAAACCAACTTTGTCCGAGAAATTTACCGGGCCGAAGTGACGGCTGACCCGGATGAAGAAACCTTGACCTTTGTCTTTGAAGGATCAGGATTCTTGTACAATATGGTCCGGATTTTGGTGGGCACAACGCTTCAAATTGGGGACGGGTTAAGACCAGTTGATGAGATGAAACGGTTAATCGCAGCCGAAGACCGGAATGAAGCAGGACCCACAGCAGCCGCACATGGCTTATATTTAGCGGAGGTTTATTACTTAGGACTAGAAGACCGCCGGCAGGTTTCCAAGGCTTATAGCGACTATAAAGCTGGTTTAGGGACTCCTGTGGATGCAAGTGTGGGCTTAGATGCAAATTCAGATGAAGACTTTTAG